One region of Streptomyces sp. NBC_00442 genomic DNA includes:
- the ctaE gene encoding aa3-type cytochrome oxidase subunit III, giving the protein MSVVATATTVETGHAHPSVNRPNLTSVGTIIWLSSELMFFAALFAMYFTLRSVTGAAHWKEMASSLNVPFSATNTTILVLSSLTCQLGVFAAERGDVKKLRTWFTITFVMGAIFIGGQIFEYTDLVKEDGLSLSSDPYGSVFYLTTGFHGLHVTGGLIAFLLVLGRTYAAKRFTHEQATAAIVVSYYWHFVDVVWIGLFATIYLIQ; this is encoded by the coding sequence ATGTCGGTCGTGGCGACAGCAACGACAGTAGAAACCGGGCACGCGCACCCGTCGGTCAATCGGCCGAACCTCACCAGCGTCGGAACCATCATCTGGTTGAGTTCCGAGCTGATGTTCTTCGCGGCCCTCTTCGCGATGTACTTCACTCTGCGATCGGTAACGGGTGCCGCGCATTGGAAAGAGATGGCCTCGTCCCTGAACGTTCCGTTCTCGGCGACCAACACCACGATCCTGGTGCTCTCCTCCCTCACCTGCCAGCTCGGCGTCTTCGCCGCGGAGCGGGGCGACGTGAAGAAGCTGCGTACCTGGTTCACCATCACGTTCGTGATGGGTGCGATCTTCATCGGAGGCCAGATCTTCGAGTACACCGACCTGGTGAAGGAGGACGGCCTCTCGCTGTCCTCCGACCCGTACGGCTCGGTGTTCTACCTGACCACGGGCTTCCACGGACTGCATGTGACGGGCGGCCTGATCGCCTTCCTGCTGGTTCTTGGCAGGACGTACGCGGCGAAGAGGTTCACCCATGAACAGGCGACCGCGGCCATCGTCGTGTCCTATTACTGGCACTTCGTCGATGTCGTGTGGATCGGCCTCTTCGCCACGATCTACCTGATCCAGTAA
- the qcrC gene encoding cytochrome bc1 complex diheme cytochrome c subunit — protein MKKLSARRRHPLAAVVVLLLALAATGGLYAAFAPAGKAQADETAQSLAIDEGKKLYSVGCASCHGTGGQGTSDGPSLVGVGAAAVDFQVGTGRMPAQQPGAQVPKKKVIYTQPQIDQLAAYVASLGAGPSVPTNSQYNPSGADIAKGGELFRTNCAQCHNFTGEGGALTNGKFAPSLEDVDPKHIYEAMQTGPQNMPSFPDTTMPQKQKQDIIAYLHAVNSDTSASPGGLKLGGLGPVSEGLFGWIFGLGALIAVAIWVAAHTAKAKKS, from the coding sequence GTGAAAAAGCTCTCCGCACGACGACGCCATCCGCTGGCGGCGGTCGTCGTCCTACTCCTCGCGCTGGCGGCCACCGGGGGGCTGTACGCCGCGTTCGCACCCGCGGGCAAGGCACAGGCTGACGAAACCGCCCAGTCCCTCGCCATCGACGAGGGCAAGAAGCTCTACTCCGTCGGCTGCGCCAGCTGCCACGGAACCGGCGGTCAGGGAACCTCTGACGGCCCGTCCCTGGTCGGCGTGGGCGCCGCCGCCGTCGACTTCCAGGTCGGCACCGGCCGCATGCCGGCGCAGCAGCCCGGCGCGCAGGTGCCGAAGAAGAAGGTCATCTACACCCAGCCCCAGATCGACCAGCTCGCCGCGTACGTGGCCTCGCTGGGCGCCGGGCCGAGCGTGCCGACCAACTCGCAGTACAACCCGAGCGGTGCGGACATCGCCAAGGGTGGCGAGCTGTTCCGCACCAACTGCGCCCAGTGCCACAACTTCACGGGTGAGGGCGGTGCCCTGACGAACGGCAAGTTCGCCCCCAGCCTGGAGGACGTGGACCCCAAGCACATCTACGAGGCCATGCAGACCGGCCCGCAGAACATGCCGTCCTTCCCGGACACGACGATGCCGCAGAAGCAGAAGCAGGACATCATCGCGTACCTGCACGCCGTGAACAGCGACACGTCCGCGAGCCCCGGCGGCCTCAAGCTCGGCGGGCTCGGCCCGGTCAGCGAGGGTCTGTTCGGCTGGATCTTCGGTCTGGGTGCCCTCATCGCAGTAGCCATCTGGGTCGCGGCCCACACCGCTAAGGCCAAGAAGTCATGA
- the qcrA gene encoding cytochrome bc1 complex Rieske iron-sulfur subunit has protein sequence MSSQENSESLPEAQATAHGAVEHAGDPFADPGLPAHKPRVQDIDERAAKRSERAVAFLFFLSMVATVGFIASYVIFPVDKIVFIFPFGHVSALNFALGLTLGVALFCIGAGAVHWARTLMSDVEMPAERHEIAAPPEVKAQVLADFKQGAAESGFGRRKLIRNTMFGALAMVPLSGVMLLRDLGTLPEDKLRHTMWSKGKALINMNTNEPLRPEDLLVGSLTFAKPEGLEEDAEDFQTQIAKAALMLVRIKPEDIKDKRELAWSHQGIVAYSKICTHVGCPISLYEQQTHHVLCPCHQSTFDLSDGARVIFGPAGHALPQLRIGVNDEGYLEALGDFEEPVGPAFFERG, from the coding sequence ATGAGTAGCCAAGAGAATTCCGAGAGCCTGCCCGAAGCGCAGGCCACCGCGCACGGCGCGGTAGAGCACGCGGGCGACCCCTTCGCCGACCCGGGACTGCCGGCCCACAAGCCGCGCGTCCAGGACATCGACGAGCGGGCGGCCAAGCGCTCCGAGCGCGCCGTGGCGTTCCTGTTCTTCCTGTCCATGGTCGCGACGGTCGGCTTCATCGCCTCGTACGTGATCTTCCCGGTCGACAAGATCGTCTTCATCTTCCCGTTCGGGCACGTCAGCGCCCTCAACTTCGCCCTGGGTCTGACCCTCGGCGTGGCGCTGTTCTGCATCGGCGCGGGCGCGGTCCACTGGGCCCGCACCCTGATGTCGGACGTCGAGATGCCGGCCGAGCGTCACGAGATCGCGGCTCCGCCGGAGGTCAAGGCGCAGGTCCTGGCCGACTTCAAGCAGGGCGCGGCCGAGTCCGGCTTCGGACGGCGCAAGCTGATCCGCAACACCATGTTCGGCGCGCTGGCCATGGTGCCGCTCTCCGGTGTGATGCTGCTGCGCGACCTGGGCACGCTGCCCGAGGACAAGCTGCGGCACACCATGTGGTCCAAGGGCAAGGCCCTGATCAACATGAACACCAACGAGCCGCTGCGTCCCGAGGACCTGCTGGTCGGTTCCCTCACCTTCGCCAAGCCCGAGGGCCTGGAGGAGGACGCGGAGGACTTCCAGACGCAGATCGCCAAGGCCGCCCTGATGCTCGTCCGGATCAAGCCGGAGGACATCAAGGACAAGCGCGAGCTCGCATGGTCGCACCAGGGCATCGTCGCGTACTCGAAGATCTGCACCCACGTCGGCTGCCCGATCTCCCTGTACGAGCAGCAGACGCACCACGTGCTCTGCCCGTGCCACCAGTCCACTTTCGACCTCTCCGACGGCGCCCGTGTCATCTTCGGCCCGGCCGGTCACGCCCTTCCGCAGCTGCGGATCGGTGTGAATGACGAGGGTTACCTCGAAGCGCTCGGCGACTTCGAAGAGCCCGTCGGTCCTGCCTTCTTCGAGAGGGGCTGA
- the qcrB gene encoding cytochrome bc1 complex cytochrome b subunit: protein MSTSTNSREQAPAGERIADWADGRLGIYSLAKANMRKIFPDHWSFMLGEICMYSFIIIILTGVYLTLFFHPSMNEVVYDGSYVPLQGMHMSEAFNSTMHISFDVRGGLLIRQIHHWAALIFLAGMFVHMMRVFFTGAFRKPREVNWLFGFLLFVLGMFTGFTGYSLPDDLLSGTGVRFMEGAILSVPVVGTYLSFFLFGGEFPGGDFVARFYSVHILLLPGIMLGLMVAHLILVFYHKHTQFAGPGRTNKNVVGMPLLPVYMAKAGGFFFLVFGVIAVVAAIASINPIWAIGPYRPDQVSTGAQPDWYMGFSEGLIRVMPGWEINLWGHTLVLGVFIPLVIFPLVLAAIAVYPFIESWVTGDKREHHIADRPRNAPTRTGFGVAWITWYTVLLIGGGNDLWATHFHLSINVITWFVRIAFFVAPVLAFIATKRICLGLQRRDAEKVLHGRESGIIKRLPHGEFVEIHEPLDAGARYKLTAHEQYKPVELGPETDENGVARKISRTQKLRAKLSKGYYGEGNQIPKPTAEEYEEITSGHGHH, encoded by the coding sequence ATGAGCACTTCGACGAATTCACGTGAGCAGGCACCGGCCGGCGAGCGGATCGCGGACTGGGCGGACGGCCGGCTGGGGATCTACTCCCTGGCCAAGGCCAACATGCGCAAGATCTTCCCGGACCACTGGTCCTTCATGCTCGGCGAGATCTGCATGTACAGCTTCATCATCATCATCCTCACGGGTGTGTATCTGACGCTGTTCTTCCACCCGAGCATGAACGAGGTCGTCTACGACGGCTCGTACGTGCCGCTGCAGGGCATGCACATGTCCGAGGCTTTCAACTCGACCATGCACATCAGCTTCGATGTGCGCGGTGGTCTGCTGATCCGGCAGATCCACCACTGGGCGGCGCTGATCTTCCTCGCCGGCATGTTCGTGCACATGATGCGCGTGTTCTTCACGGGCGCTTTCCGCAAGCCGCGCGAGGTCAACTGGCTGTTCGGCTTCCTGCTGTTCGTCCTCGGCATGTTCACCGGCTTCACCGGTTACTCGCTCCCGGACGACCTGCTGTCGGGCACCGGTGTCCGCTTCATGGAAGGCGCGATCCTGTCCGTGCCGGTCGTCGGCACGTACCTCTCGTTCTTCCTGTTCGGCGGGGAGTTCCCCGGCGGCGACTTCGTGGCCCGGTTCTACTCGGTGCACATCCTGCTGCTGCCGGGCATCATGCTCGGCCTGATGGTGGCGCACCTGATCCTGGTCTTCTACCACAAGCACACCCAGTTCGCGGGCCCGGGACGTACGAACAAGAACGTCGTCGGCATGCCGCTGCTCCCGGTGTACATGGCGAAGGCGGGCGGCTTCTTCTTCCTGGTCTTCGGCGTCATCGCGGTCGTCGCGGCGATCGCCTCGATCAACCCGATCTGGGCGATCGGCCCCTACCGGCCGGACCAGGTCTCCACCGGCGCCCAGCCGGACTGGTACATGGGCTTCTCCGAAGGCCTCATCCGTGTCATGCCGGGCTGGGAGATCAACCTGTGGGGCCACACCCTCGTCCTGGGTGTGTTCATCCCGCTGGTGATCTTCCCGCTGGTCCTCGCGGCCATCGCGGTCTACCCGTTCATCGAGTCCTGGGTCACCGGCGACAAGCGCGAGCACCACATCGCGGACCGGCCGCGCAACGCGCCGACCCGCACCGGCTTCGGTGTCGCGTGGATCACCTGGTACACGGTGCTGCTCATCGGTGGTGGAAACGACCTCTGGGCCACGCACTTCCACCTCTCGATCAACGTCATCACCTGGTTCGTGCGGATCGCGTTCTTCGTCGCTCCGGTCCTCGCGTTCATCGCCACCAAGCGGATCTGTCTGGGTCTGCAGCGGCGCGACGCCGAGAAGGTGCTGCACGGACGCGAGTCCGGCATCATCAAGCGGCTGCCGCACGGCGAGTTCGTCGAGATCCACGAGCCGCTCGACGCCGGTGCGCGCTACAAGCTCACCGCGCACGAGCAGTACAAGCCGGTCGAGCTCGGTCCCGAGACCGACGAGAACGGTGTCGCCCGCAAGATCTCGCGGACGCAGAAGCTGCGCGCCAAGCTCAGCAAGGGCTACTACGGCGAGGGGAACCAGATCCCCAAGCCGACGGCCGAGGAGTACGAGGAGATCACGAGCGGCCACGGCCACCACTGA
- the trpD gene encoding anthranilate phosphoribosyltransferase, with the protein MSAVTPTGGDTVAAYSWPGVLDSLLSGTDQSEDATAWAMDQIMSGEATNAQIAGFMIALRAKGETVAEITGLVRTMYAHAHLIEVPGPSVDIVGTGGDGAKTVNISTMSAIVVAGTGAKVVKHGNRAASSSSGASDVLEKLGVNLRLTPQRVVEVAEQAGITMCFAVTFHPALRHVAAARKELGIRTTFNVLGPLTNPARVRAQATGVADPRMAPIVAGVLAERGSSALVFRGDDGLDELTTTATSRVWVVRDGAVREESFDPRDVGIEIVPIEALRGGDPSHNAEVVRRLLAGEKGPVRDAVLLNSAAALVALEPGGGPLAGQLAAAMARAAEAIDSGAAERSLERWIAASNA; encoded by the coding sequence ATGAGCGCTGTTACCCCCACCGGAGGCGACACCGTGGCGGCCTACTCCTGGCCGGGTGTCCTGGACTCGCTGCTGAGCGGTACCGACCAGAGCGAGGACGCGACCGCCTGGGCGATGGACCAGATCATGAGCGGCGAGGCGACCAACGCCCAGATCGCCGGCTTCATGATCGCGCTGCGCGCCAAGGGCGAGACGGTCGCCGAGATCACCGGCCTGGTGCGCACCATGTACGCGCACGCCCACCTGATCGAGGTGCCAGGACCCAGCGTCGACATCGTCGGAACCGGCGGCGACGGCGCCAAGACCGTGAACATCTCGACCATGTCGGCGATCGTGGTCGCGGGCACGGGCGCCAAGGTCGTCAAGCACGGCAACCGCGCCGCCTCCTCCTCCAGCGGCGCCTCCGACGTCCTGGAGAAGCTCGGGGTCAATCTGCGGCTCACCCCGCAGCGGGTCGTGGAGGTGGCCGAACAGGCCGGGATCACCATGTGCTTCGCGGTGACGTTCCATCCCGCGCTGCGCCACGTGGCCGCGGCCCGCAAGGAACTGGGCATCCGCACCACCTTCAACGTGCTCGGTCCGCTCACCAATCCGGCCCGGGTGCGCGCCCAGGCCACCGGGGTCGCCGACCCGAGGATGGCGCCCATCGTGGCCGGAGTGCTCGCCGAGCGCGGCTCGTCGGCGCTGGTCTTCCGCGGCGACGACGGCCTGGACGAACTGACCACCACCGCCACCTCACGGGTGTGGGTGGTGCGGGACGGCGCGGTCCGCGAGGAGTCCTTCGACCCGCGGGACGTCGGCATCGAGATCGTGCCGATCGAGGCGCTGCGCGGCGGCGACCCGTCGCACAACGCGGAGGTCGTCCGCCGGCTCCTGGCCGGCGAGAAGGGGCCGGTGCGGGACGCGGTGCTGCTCAACTCGGCCGCGGCCCTCGTCGCCCTGGAACCGGGCGGGGGCCCGCTCGCCGGGCAGCTCGCCGCCGCGATGGCCCGAGCCGCCGAGGCCATCGACTCCGGGGCGGCCGAACGGTCCCTGGAGCGGTGGATCGCCGCGAGCAACGCCTGA
- a CDS encoding aminotransferase class V-fold PLP-dependent enzyme, which yields MSARPAATATASLDSAPCCAAPLPVLGRDVTVPLVTGGEVTYAALDYAASAPALQRVWDDVAAYAPYYGSVHRGAGYLSQLSTDLFENSRVTVAEFLDCRPGDQVVFTRSTTDSLNLLAQALPADCQVFVFETEHHASLLPWQDARVTYLNAPRTPHQAVETLERALADRDPYGPALVCVTGASNVTGELWPVRELAAAAHAHGARIVLDAAQLAPHHPVSVRELDVDWVAFSGHKLYAPFGSGVLAGRADWLQEAEPYLAGGGASKRVARRADGGVDVEWHTTAARHEAGSPNVIGVYSIASACKALTEAGFDALVERERHLIAKVREGLAEAPEVRVLSLFGDDAPRVGVISFVVDGWNSSHFAAALSAEYGIGVRDGLFCAHPLVRTLLGSDPQDPGECGAPEAEPGERSLNAIRVSFGAGTPDEHVERFVGAVRELVRDGAAWQYRTESGRCVPAV from the coding sequence ATGTCCGCACGCCCCGCCGCCACCGCCACCGCCTCTCTCGATTCCGCCCCCTGCTGTGCCGCGCCGCTGCCGGTGCTCGGCCGCGATGTCACCGTGCCGCTCGTCACCGGCGGCGAGGTGACGTACGCCGCCCTCGACTACGCGGCCAGCGCCCCCGCCCTCCAGCGGGTCTGGGACGACGTGGCCGCGTACGCCCCGTACTACGGCAGCGTGCACCGCGGGGCCGGCTACCTCTCGCAGCTCTCCACCGACCTGTTCGAGAACAGCCGCGTGACGGTGGCGGAGTTCCTCGACTGCCGCCCCGGTGACCAGGTCGTCTTCACCCGCTCCACCACGGACTCGCTCAATCTGCTCGCCCAAGCGCTCCCCGCCGACTGCCAGGTCTTCGTCTTCGAGACCGAGCACCACGCCTCGCTGCTGCCGTGGCAGGACGCCCGGGTGACCTACCTGAACGCGCCGCGCACCCCGCACCAGGCCGTCGAGACCCTGGAGCGCGCCCTCGCCGACCGCGACCCCTACGGGCCCGCGCTGGTCTGCGTCACGGGCGCGTCCAATGTCACCGGCGAGCTGTGGCCGGTACGCGAACTCGCCGCGGCCGCGCACGCCCACGGCGCGCGCATCGTCCTCGACGCGGCCCAGCTCGCTCCTCACCACCCCGTCTCCGTACGGGAGTTGGACGTCGACTGGGTCGCCTTCTCCGGGCACAAGCTGTACGCGCCGTTCGGCTCGGGTGTGCTGGCGGGCCGCGCGGACTGGCTCCAGGAAGCGGAGCCGTACCTGGCCGGCGGCGGCGCGTCCAAGCGCGTCGCCCGGCGCGCCGACGGCGGTGTGGACGTCGAGTGGCACACGACGGCCGCGCGCCACGAGGCCGGCTCGCCCAACGTCATCGGCGTCTACTCCATCGCCTCCGCGTGCAAGGCGCTGACCGAGGCGGGATTCGACGCGCTGGTCGAGCGGGAGCGGCATCTGATCGCGAAGGTCCGCGAGGGGCTCGCGGAGGCGCCCGAGGTGCGGGTCCTCTCCCTCTTCGGGGACGACGCGCCCCGGGTCGGCGTGATCTCGTTCGTCGTCGACGGCTGGAACAGCTCGCACTTCGCGGCGGCGCTCTCCGCGGAGTACGGGATCGGGGTGCGCGACGGGCTCTTCTGCGCCCACCCGCTGGTGCGCACGCTGCTCGGCAGCGACCCGCAGGACCCGGGGGAGTGCGGTGCCCCCGAGGCGGAGCCGGGCGAGCGGTCCCTGAACGCGATCCGGGTCAGCTTCGGGGCGGGCACGCCGGACGAGCACGTGGAGCGGTTCGTGGGGGCGGTGCGGGAGCTGGTGCGGGACGGGGCGGCCTGGCAGTACCGCACGGAGTCCGGCCGCTGCGTCCCGGCGGTCTGA
- a CDS encoding Lrp/AsnC family transcriptional regulator → MITAIVLIKTSVDRIPEIAESIAALDSVSEVYSVTGTYDLIALVRVARHDDLADIIPGRISKIPGVEGTDTHVAFRTYSQHDLEAAFAIGLDS, encoded by the coding sequence GTGATCACCGCGATCGTGCTCATCAAGACCAGCGTGGACCGCATTCCCGAGATCGCGGAGTCCATCGCGGCGCTGGACAGCGTCAGCGAGGTGTACTCGGTGACGGGTACGTACGACTTGATCGCGCTGGTCAGGGTGGCCCGCCACGACGATCTGGCGGACATCATCCCCGGCCGCATCAGCAAGATTCCCGGGGTCGAGGGGACGGATACGCACGTGGCGTTCCGCACCTACTCCCAGCACGACCTGGAAGCCGCGTTCGCCATCGGCCTGGACTCCTAG
- a CDS encoding rhomboid family intramembrane serine protease: protein MIKWRGAAIVRGAVRGPTMTYGLIAACCLLFLVSPVSGLNPGYGTGDAILSAQSDYFRRWGVVPAELMTGHAHALLTPLTALFVHGSWLHLLGNMLFLYVFGAMTEEHVGRIEFALFYLVSGYLALLGYAMAHAESEQTLVGASGAISAVLGAFLYLFPKARVTSIFPFLLFLPLRFPAWIVLVFWFALQWLAVRSASSGPGVAYLAHLVGFGLGFLYAWARFGGAARVKRRKPVKSAGPAATEGESQP from the coding sequence ATGATCAAGTGGCGGGGTGCGGCGATCGTCAGGGGCGCGGTACGGGGCCCGACCATGACGTACGGGCTGATCGCCGCGTGCTGCCTGCTCTTCCTGGTGAGCCCGGTCTCCGGCCTGAACCCGGGCTACGGCACGGGCGACGCGATCCTGAGCGCCCAGAGCGACTACTTCCGGCGGTGGGGCGTCGTCCCCGCGGAGCTGATGACGGGACACGCGCACGCCCTGCTCACGCCGCTCACCGCCCTGTTCGTCCACGGCAGCTGGCTGCATCTGCTCGGCAACATGCTGTTCCTGTACGTGTTCGGCGCGATGACCGAGGAGCACGTCGGCCGGATCGAGTTCGCCCTGTTCTACCTCGTGTCGGGCTATCTGGCGCTGCTCGGGTACGCGATGGCGCACGCGGAATCGGAGCAGACCCTGGTGGGGGCATCGGGGGCGATCTCGGCCGTCCTCGGCGCGTTCCTCTACCTCTTCCCCAAGGCCCGGGTGACGAGCATCTTCCCGTTCCTGCTCTTCCTGCCGCTGCGCTTCCCCGCGTGGATCGTGCTCGTCTTCTGGTTCGCGCTGCAGTGGCTGGCGGTCCGGAGCGCGTCGTCCGGGCCCGGGGTGGCCTACCTCGCCCATCTCGTCGGCTTCGGCCTGGGCTTCCTCTACGCGTGGGCCCGGTTCGGCGGGGCGGCTAGAGTGAAACGCCGAAAGCCCGTGAAGAGTGCGGGTCCGGCCGCCACCGAGGGAGAAAGCCAGCCGTGA
- a CDS encoding NYN domain-containing protein, producing the protein MEHASGAEPAAAAGDGPAEVLDRPLPEGVRRRVVAFVSEAFGGLTVAELPGQLRQYARFTPTRRAKFAGNAMAAALESDPVFRQRIGERLKDAQPELAGAVEAGSPPAAADPVDVAAAAYVLRPTGWVKLVAAAGEEAQRAFAERADEEGRREVERLREELAQARALIKSENEALRTELLAARKEAETLQRKLRSAQSDVKRGEAALRKVVSEIDGAKAEAAAQVAAAESETRRLKTRLGEAEAGLEASRRAVREGRSVEDMRLRLLLDTVLEGAQGLRRELALPPASVRPADTVDAVAPGTMTPKDIAARALSETDPALLDQLLGLPQVHLLVDGYNVTKTGYPTMPLEKQRLRLLGGLSVLAAQTGAEVTCVFDGAELAAPVLLAPPRGVRVLFSKPGVTADELIRQLVRAEPSGRPVVVVSTDKEVADGVAKAGARPVASLLLLKRLSRV; encoded by the coding sequence GTGGAGCATGCAAGCGGTGCCGAACCGGCCGCTGCGGCCGGTGACGGCCCCGCCGAGGTGCTCGACCGCCCGCTGCCCGAAGGCGTGCGGCGCAGGGTCGTCGCCTTCGTCTCCGAGGCGTTCGGCGGCCTGACCGTCGCCGAACTGCCCGGACAACTGAGGCAGTACGCCCGTTTCACCCCGACCCGGCGCGCCAAGTTCGCGGGCAACGCGATGGCCGCCGCCCTGGAGAGCGACCCCGTCTTCCGCCAGCGCATCGGCGAGCGGCTCAAGGACGCGCAGCCGGAGCTCGCCGGCGCGGTCGAGGCCGGCTCGCCGCCCGCCGCGGCCGACCCCGTCGACGTCGCGGCCGCCGCCTACGTGCTGCGCCCCACCGGCTGGGTGAAGCTGGTCGCCGCGGCCGGCGAGGAGGCCCAGCGGGCGTTCGCCGAACGCGCCGACGAGGAGGGCAGACGCGAGGTCGAGCGGCTGCGCGAGGAACTCGCCCAGGCGCGCGCCCTGATCAAGTCCGAGAACGAGGCCCTGCGCACGGAGCTGCTCGCCGCCCGCAAGGAGGCCGAGACGCTCCAGCGCAAGCTGCGCAGCGCGCAGAGCGATGTGAAGCGCGGCGAGGCCGCCCTGCGCAAGGTCGTCTCCGAGATCGACGGCGCGAAGGCCGAGGCGGCCGCCCAGGTCGCCGCCGCCGAGAGCGAGACGCGGCGGCTCAAGACGCGGCTCGGCGAGGCCGAAGCGGGCCTCGAGGCGAGCCGGCGCGCGGTGCGCGAGGGGCGTTCCGTCGAGGACATGCGGCTGCGGCTGCTGCTCGACACCGTCCTCGAAGGCGCCCAGGGGCTGCGCCGCGAACTGGCCCTGCCGCCCGCCTCGGTGCGCCCCGCCGACACCGTGGACGCGGTGGCGCCGGGCACCATGACACCCAAGGACATCGCGGCCCGCGCCCTGTCCGAGACCGACCCGGCGCTCCTGGACCAGCTGCTCGGGCTGCCCCAGGTCCACCTGCTCGTGGACGGCTACAACGTCACCAAGACCGGTTATCCGACGATGCCGTTGGAGAAGCAGCGCCTGCGCCTGCTCGGCGGTCTCTCCGTGCTCGCCGCGCAGACGGGCGCCGAGGTGACCTGTGTCTTCGACGGCGCGGAGCTGGCCGCTCCGGTGCTGCTCGCCCCGCCCAGGGGCGTGCGGGTGCTGTTCTCCAAGCCCGGGGTGACCGCGGACGAGCTGATCCGTCAGCTGGTGCGGGCCGAGCCCTCCGGCCGCCCGGTGGTGGTCGTCTCCACGGACAAGGAAGTCGCGGACGGCGTCGCGAAGGCGGGCGCCCGCCCGGTCGCCTCCCTGCTGCTCCTCAAGCGGCTTTCACGGGTCTGA